GACTGGACGGTGATCGCGGCCGACACGCTCCGATGAAGTACGCGGCGATGATGTTGGCGCTGGCCGGTGCGGCGGCGTGCACGCCCGCGGCGCGCACGGCGCCGGCGCCGGTGGCGTCACGCGTGGTGGAACAGCCGGGGGCGCTCCGCTGGATGCGCCGGTCGGCGGAGTATCGCGCGCTCACGCGCCAGACCTACGCCGGTGCGGCGCGGCGCCTGGACGAGCTGGCGCCGGCCGTGGCGGCGGGGAGTTGGGGGGTGATTCTCGACGCCGACGAGACGGTGCTGGACAACAGCGCCTACGAGCGCCGGCGGGCGCTGCTCGACAGCGGCTACACCGACGCGAGCTGGGCGGCGTGGGTGAAGGAGGAGGCGGCAGGGGCCGTGCCCGGCGCGCCGGGATTCACGGCCCATGTGCGCGCGTTGGGCGGGCGCGTGGTGATCGTCACCAACCGCGCCGATTCCCTGTGCGCCGAGACGCGGGCCAATCTGCGCTCGGCGGGCATCACCGCCGACGTCGTGCTGTGCCAGCCGCCGGGCGAGTCGGACAAGAATCCGCGCTTCGCGCGCGTGGAGCGCGGCACCGCGGGCGCCGGCGTGCCGCCGTTGATGATTCTGGAATGGGTGGGCGACAACATCCAGGACTTTCCACGGCTCACGCAGGCGATGCGCGGGGACAGCAGCGCGTTCACTCCGTTCGGCCGGACGTTCTGGGTGTTGCCCAATCCGGTGTACGGCTCGTGGGAGAAGAACACGGCGCCGTAGGGCGCCGCGGCGAGCATCC
Above is a window of Gemmatimonadaceae bacterium DNA encoding:
- a CDS encoding HAD family acid phosphatase gives rise to the protein MKYAAMMLALAGAAACTPAARTAPAPVASRVVEQPGALRWMRRSAEYRALTRQTYAGAARRLDELAPAVAAGSWGVILDADETVLDNSAYERRRALLDSGYTDASWAAWVKEEAAGAVPGAPGFTAHVRALGGRVVIVTNRADSLCAETRANLRSAGITADVVLCQPPGESDKNPRFARVERGTAGAGVPPLMILEWVGDNIQDFPRLTQAMRGDSSAFTPFGRTFWVLPNPVYGSWEKNTAP